One Streptomyces sp. CG4 genomic window, GAAGTGCGCGCTCAGCCGGTCGATCAGACCAGTGCCGTGGGCGTAACGCTCTGCGTCCCAGTCTCCGTCCTGGGCGCGCTCGGCCGGACCGGCCAGTTCGCGCAGAGCGGGCAGAGGCGGACCAGGCACGACGGGGTCGAGCTCACGCGGTGCTGCACGCAGGACCGTGGCCAGGTGTCTCGGCGTGGTATCGGCGGTCTCGAAACGGCGCAGCCTGCAGCCTTCGGCCTCGGCGGTGACACGGCCCTGGTCGTCCAGAAGTCGGATGTCCCAGGACACCTCGCGGGGCGTGGCCTCGCGGCGGCGTACGTGGACCCAACCCTCCGCAGGAGCCTCGTCCCACACTCTCAAGGTCCTGATGGCCGAGGGCAGATAGGGGGCGTCAGGCATACGTCCTTCCCCGGTCCCGTCCTGAGCGAGGAGAGGAGCACCCGATTGGAGAGCTGCGTCGAGGAGGGCGGGGTGAAGCACGTACTGCGCGGCCGTGTCCGGCTTCGCAAGGCCGGGGAGTGTGTACCGGGCCAGGACCTCACCGTCACCGACCTGCAAGCCGGTGAGGACGGTGAAGGCAGGTCCGTAGGTGATGCCCACAGCGGCGGCCCTGGCGTAGGCATCGGCCGCGGAGACGATCTCCGGCAGACGGGCACGCAACGCCCGGAGGTCTTCGGCCGCGGGCTGTTCGCGCAGCAGACGGCGTACGACGCCTCGGGCATGTGGGCGCCAGGGCCCGGTGCCGTCGCGGCTGGCGATGCGGACCGTGCCGTCGGCCGCGTCGAGCGAGGTCTGCAGGCGGATGTCCATGGCGGGGTCGTCGAAGGGCAGGGTCAGGGCCCGCTCGACGGCCAGGTCCTCGAGCTGGACGGCGCTTTGGAGGTGGAGACGGCCCGCGCCCAGGGCCGTCTCGGCGAAGGCGGCGGCGGGGGCGACGACCGCACCGGTGACGACGTGATCGGCGAGCCATCGGTGGCGGGTGGGATCGATGCGCAGGTGCCACAGGGGCTCGGCGTGGGCGGTGCGCTCGCCGAGGAGCGGATGGTGCTGCTGTCCGTCGCCACAGCCCTGCCCGAACCATTGTGGGGAGCCGTGCCAGTGGCGTTCTCGTTGCCAGGGGTAGGCGGGCAGGTCCTGGATCCGGCCCGGCACGGGGAAGAACACTCCGACGTCGGTGCGGGCGCCGGCGGCGAGCAGGGCGGAGACGGTCCGCTCCAGGGCATCGGCTCCGTCCCGGTCTCGCGAGAGGGTGGGCAGTACCGCGGTGGGCCCGATGCCGTCCGCGGCCAGGGTGCGGCGCAGGTAGGACGAGAGAACCGGGTGCGGGCCGATCTCGACGAAGGCGTCACAGCCCGTGGCCGCCAGCGCGCCGACCGCGTCGGGCAGTTGCACGGGACGGCGGACGTTCTGCCACCAGTACTCCCCCGTCAGTGATTCTCCCGGCTGGAGGGTGCCGCTGACGGACGAGGCGAACGGGAGCTTCCCAGCCTGCGGTTGCAACGCGGCCAGGGTGGCGCGCAGCTCCGCCTCGACGGGGTCCATGCGCGAGGTGTGAAAGGCGTAATCGAGGTCCAGCATCCGGAAGAAGACGCCCTGCCCGGCCAGCTTCCCGGCCAGCTCATCGAGAGCGGCCTCGTCACCGGCGACCGTCACATCGCGGGGACTGTTGACTGCGGCGAGTTCCAACAGACCTTTGAAGAATGCCAGTTCCTCCAACACCCTGTCGGCAGGAAGACCCACGGCTGCCATCCGTCCGGAACCGGCAGTACGGCTCTGGACCCGGCTTCGGTGGGTGATGACCTCGGCAGCGGAGACGAGGTCGAGCGCGCCGCAGGCGTGGGCGGCGGCGACCTCACCGACGCTGTGTCCGGCCACCCCGGCCGGGCGCACTCCGTACGCCGCCAGCGCGGCGGTCAGCGCCACCTGCACGGTGAACAGCAGCGGCTGGGCGATCTCCGTCCGCGCCTGCCGGGCCGCGTCGGCGCCGTGGGCCAGCTCCTCTCGTACGGACCACCCGAGCAGCGGCGACAGGATCGCGTCGACCTCGTCGACGGCGTTCCGGAACGCCGTCGGCCCGGAGGAGGACGCGCGCTCCGCCGCGGTGAGCAACCGGCGCCCCATTCCCGTCCATTGGGCGCCGTTGCCGCTGTAGACAAAGGCGGTCATGCCGCTCTTGAGTACGGACGCAGGCGAGGCGTCGACGCCGGCGCGCAGGCTGGCGGAGGCGGTACGAGCGTCAGCGGCCAGGACGACGGAGCGGTAGGGGTGTCGGCCGCGTCGCGTGAGAGTGGTGTGGGCGATGTCGTAGAACGTGCCGGTGTCTGCGCCTGTGGTGTCGAGGTGGTCGGCGAGTCCGGTGGCCGCCGCGGCGAGGGCCTCGGGCGTGCGCGCGGAGACCAGCACCGGACGCAAGCCCTCGGGCGGGGCGTGCCGTCGGGCAGGTGCAGGGGCAGGCGCAAGGACCGCATGGGCGTTGGAGCCGCCGAATCCGAAGGAGTTGACGCCCACCAGCCCACCGCGAGCCGTCGCCAGCGGAGTGGCAGCGGTCACCGGGGTCAGGCCCAGGCGGGGGAAGTCGATGGCGGGGTTGACCGGCAGGCCGTGCAGGGAAGGCGGGACGACACGATGGCGCAGGACGAGGACCGCCTTGAGCAGCCCGGCAAGTCCCGATGCGGACTCCAGGTGTCCGAGGTTGGTCTTGACCGACCCGATGGGCAGCGGCAGCTCCGCGGAACACCTTCCGGCCAGAGCCGTCGAGATGGCCTCGCACTCCAGAGGGTCGCCCACGGGGGTTCCCGTGCCGTGCGCTTCCATGTACACCAGCCCACTAGCGTCCGGTCCCGACGGTCCGTACACCTGGCGCAGCAGAGCGGCCTGTGCCTGGGCGCTGGGCTGGGCCAGGCCGGGGGTGCGGCCGTCGCTGTTGGTCCCGGTGGCCACGATCACGGCGTGGATGCGGTCGTTGTCGGCGAGGGCTCGGCCGAGCGGCTTGAGAACGAGGAGCACGCCTCCTTCGGCCCGTACGAACCCGTCGGCGGCTGCCGAGAAGGCGCGGCAGCGGCCGGTGGGTGAGAGCATCGACGCCTTGGCGAAGCCGACGAACTCGTGGGGCCCGATGAGGATGTTGACTCCGGCGGCCAGCGCCAGCTCCCCGCCGGAGCCGAGGTACGTGCACGCCTGGTGGAGGGCGACCAGACTCGACGAACAGGCGGTGTCCACGGCCAGGCTGGGACCTCGCAGGTCGAAGGCGTGGGAGATTCGGCCCGCGGTGTTGCCGCTCGCGAGCCCGGTCATGGTGTGTCGGTCGACGGTCTCCAGTCGGCTGAGCTGGAGGTTGCCGTAGGCGTGGTTGGACACCCCGACGAAGACCCCGGTGCCGGAACCGGCCAGGCGGGCCGGATCGATACCGGCGTCGTCCACCCCCTCGGCGGCCAGCTCCAGCAGGATCCGCTGCTGCGGGTCCATGCGGTCGGCCTCGCGTGGGGAGAGGGAGAAATACTCCGCGTCGAAGCCCGCGATGTCGTCGAGCACTCCGGCCGCCGCCGTATAGCTCCGGCCGGGCCGCCGCGGATCGGCGTCGGTGAACTCCTGTGCGTCGAACCGTTCAGCAGGCATCCGCGTGACGAGATCCCGCCCTTCGAGGAGCGCGGACCACAGCGTGGCCAGGCTGTTCAGACCGCCGGGGAGACGGCAAGCGATCCCGACGACCGCCACGTCGCCTGTACAGCTGGTCTCCCCCATGCGACTGTCAGCTGGAGAATCCATTTCCGCCCCCATGGCACCCATCCCCTCGACTGACTTGCCGGACAACATGCCCATGCCGTGAGGGACGAAAAGGATGGAATCCGGCCATTCACGCGAAGGAGTGCTGAAGCCTCGTGTAGCGCCCGATGATGGACGAGTGAGAGCACTAGGTGACGGACTGCTGTGGGACCTGACACCCGAGCAGGGATGGGACAGCCCGGATGCCGCCGTGCTGCTGCTCCCCGGAGTGGGGGGCAGCGCCGCGGACTTCGCGCACTGGCCCCGCCACCTCACCCCCGGATTCCGGATTCTGTCCGCTCGCTATCCGGGGAGGCAGACCGGTGGAGCGGCCCCCTCCCCCGATCCGGCAGCCGGCCTTGCCGGACTCGCCACCCAGCTTGCCGACCGGCTGATGCACCACGTCACGGAACCCCTGCTGATCTTCGGACAGAGCATGGGAGCGGCTCTGGGCTACGAGACCGCATGGCACCTCGCCCGTCACCGCCAGCCGGCCCTCACCCTCCATGCCTGCGCAGCCTTCTCTCCACCCGAATACGCGGACTTCGACCTGCACAGCCGGGCCATGGACGACGACACCCTGATCACCCTCGCCACCACTCTGGCCATCCCCCTGCCCCGGGGAGAACGCACACAGCGGCACCGAGAGGCACTACGGGCACTGCGTTCCGACCTCGCCCTGATCGATGCCTACG contains:
- a CDS encoding thioesterase II family protein; this translates as MRALGDGLLWDLTPEQGWDSPDAAVLLLPGVGGSAADFAHWPRHLTPGFRILSARYPGRQTGGAAPSPDPAAGLAGLATQLADRLMHHVTEPLLIFGQSMGAALGYETAWHLARHRQPALTLHACAAFSPPEYADFDLHSRAMDDDTLITLATTLAIPLPRGERTQRHREALRALRSDLALIDAYDYGSCPRPLEYPITVWSARDDTVIPAASAQRWQPMTRHPLARRVLPTTHHCLNTLQAIAPITRALRHETL